CCCCATATCAACCAGGCGTGTAACAGCACTTGCTGCATCATTTGTATGAATGGTGGATAGCACCAAATGCCCTGTAATAGCAGCTCTTATTGCCATATCAGCCGTCTCTTTATCTCGAATCTCACCGATCATAATTATATCCGGGTCCTGCCTCAAAATTGAACGAAGAGCGGCTGCAAACGTAAGACCTGCCTTTACGTTCACTTCAACCTGATTGATGCCTTCAATTGTACTCTCAACAGGGTCCTCAACAGTTATAATGTTTCTTAATCCTGTATTAAGTTCATTCAAAATGGTGTACAAAGTTGTTGACTTACCACTTCCAGTAGGTCCACATACAAGTATAATTCCATGCGGTGCTGCTATTAATTTTTCATACTTTTCCAAATCATCCTTTGTCAAACCCAGTTCAGTTTTGGATTTCACAAAAGCACTTTTATCTATAACTCTCACAACTATCTTTTCCCCAAAAACTGTTGGCAACGAAGAAATTCTCATATCATAAATCCTGTCATAAAGGATATAGGTGGTTCTTCCATCCTGAGGTACCCTTTTCTCAGCAATATCCATGTTTCCAACAACTTTTATTCTCGCAGTTAAAGAAGGTAAAATTGAAATGTCAAGCTTTAAAACATCATATAAAACTCCATCAATTCTATAGCGAACTTTCACATGGTTTTCAAAAGGCTCAATATGAATATCACTTGCTCTTGAAGTTATTGCCTGCTCAAAAATGGAATTTACAAGCCGCACAACAGGCCCCTCTGTGCCGTCCTCTAACCCAAGCTGAAACCTGGGAGTAATTTGAACTCTCCGTCCAGCCGTCTCTCTCTCAGAAGTTTCTTTCTGCAGTTCTTCCACCGCTTTCAATGTTTCCTGCTTTCCATAGTATCTTTCAATAGCTCTTATTATATCCGATGCTCTTGCAATTCTTGGCACTACCCTTCTCCCTGAATAAATTTCAACATCTTCAATAGCGAAAATATTCAAAGGATCTGCCATAGCTACAATTAAATTGTCCTCTTCGTCAAAACCCACCGGAATAAGTGTATGTCTTCTGGCTAACTGCTCTGACACAAAATCTATTGCTTTGGGATCTATTGGATAAATATCCAATTTAATGTGAGGTATCCCCAGTTGAAATTCAAGCAGTTCTACCAGTTCGTCTTCACTTATTATTCCTTTTTCAACCAGAATCTCACCAAGCTTCTTATTGGTCTCTTTTTGCAACTGTAATATTTCTTCCAACTGCTGAGGAGTTATTATTTTTGATTCAACCAGAATATCTCCAATACGTTTTCTTTCCCGTGGCATCAAATACTCTCTCCTTTAACGAAAATATAAATCTCATCTTTTTCTTTCAGTATATCATTTAAGGAAATACCTCTTTTCAAAGCCAAATATAGTTTCCATACTTCTCCAGACAAGTCATTGTCCAGGGCAAAATAATTCAAAATATTGCCATTCAACACAATGGAATCACTTGTTATCATAGCTTCTGTTTTGGGAATATAGAATATTATCAGATTATTCTCTGCAATAATATTTTCCTCTACCTTTTCTACATTCAAATTCCTTAAAACAATTTCCTCTTCATTTATTATAATCTCACATTTTTCAACATCAAATCTAACAATCAGATTGCTTCCTTCCTGAATGATATTTATCTTCGAATACACTTTCTCAATCTCCAAAACAACATCTTCACCAATCATTTCAATTTCTATCTTCCTGACAATGCCTCTTTCAAAGTTATCAGGTAATTTTACTCCATCCCCCAAAACAACTTCACCCAAGTTCAAAACCAAATGACTATCTTTTGTAAAACTTTCCTTCAAGCCAACATTATTAACATTAAAGTTCAAAATTAACTCAAACCTCAATGCTCCCTGGAAAATTTTTATTTCCTGAAGCACAGGACACTTCTCGATGGTAAATTCAACAGAAGAACTGTCTTTTCTGTTCAGGCGAACAATCGTGTTGGCTGTAAATGCAACTCTGTATCCATCTTCTTTAATAATTTGATATTTTCTAATGACATAATTTTTCTCTAAATATGTTATACCCGGTCTTAAATATATGTCTTTCCTTTTTATTTGTAAGTTAACAGTTTGTTCCTCAATGTCATTATTAAGTTCAACTTCCTGCCACTTTAAAGCAGGAACTTTAACACTGACTTTATCTTCATCCTCCTCAATCACTATTTCAACCGGCAACAATCTGAATTCAATTTCAAGACCAGCATCTATCCTTTCAATTTCAAAATCTTCAACTGACGTCTTAACTTTAACATAAGCATTATAATTATCTTCATCAAACAGAATCCATTCGATACAATGATCTGTAAAATCTATGTGTCTACTTT
The Caldicellulosiruptor morganii DNA segment above includes these coding regions:
- a CDS encoding GspE/PulE family protein: MPRERKRIGDILVESKIITPQQLEEILQLQKETNKKLGEILVEKGIISEDELVELLEFQLGIPHIKLDIYPIDPKAIDFVSEQLARRHTLIPVGFDEEDNLIVAMADPLNIFAIEDVEIYSGRRVVPRIARASDIIRAIERYYGKQETLKAVEELQKETSERETAGRRVQITPRFQLGLEDGTEGPVVRLVNSIFEQAITSRASDIHIEPFENHVKVRYRIDGVLYDVLKLDISILPSLTARIKVVGNMDIAEKRVPQDGRTTYILYDRIYDMRISSLPTVFGEKIVVRVIDKSAFVKSKTELGLTKDDLEKYEKLIAAPHGIILVCGPTGSGKSTTLYTILNELNTGLRNIITVEDPVESTIEGINQVEVNVKAGLTFAAALRSILRQDPDIIMIGEIRDKETADMAIRAAITGHLVLSTIHTNDAASAVTRLVDMGIDNFLISSSLVGVISQRLVRKLCPYCKVEYEANEEEKMLLDIESENVVKLYKKDGCHICEGKGYFGRTGIYEILLVTRELRKLINKKDVSSEEIKELAIKEGMKTLKEACRERVLSGITSVEEFLKVTYAIES